A single genomic interval of Plodia interpunctella isolate USDA-ARS_2022_Savannah chromosome 16, ilPloInte3.2, whole genome shotgun sequence harbors:
- the LOC135309866 gene encoding spondin-2-like yields the protein MTQQHQTSVLKMQQRLLKLLFWIVLFVNYTRGFRCDRKPFGTTSVASAPDGRFKLQVVGTDNTYVPNQSYTVQITEKDGESQFIGFMISAEGDLKPDPRSPRRSVAQFPGVLSPADPMSAKFTDRCLGSVEQASNLPKSLVEIRWASPPAGSGCVTLRAMVAENEDTWYIDGAPLSRRLCEDLRQPDDAAPQINENCEVCGEAKYEVEFTGMWSRNTHPQQYPENDWTPQYSDLVGASHGTQYILWAPGSLVSEGFRDLVEHANSSKLEGEIVEKIGDDVRTLIKSKGLSYPKMNNPTHAIFRTDKNHHLVTVAVGIVPSPDWFLGVTRFDLCQEDSTWLKDRELYLFPWDAGTDNGVSYESPKSLTFPQGAVSRVDMNSYDRNSPFYQIDIKDLHPFGKLRLRLIRTYHDECESSTEEGDTSTEESGKEETAAEPEEPSRYQNGDHVEGEQPIVEDPEVSKDCPMTKWQDWSECNGRCVNGVVRGYRWKERYHLVDGVPVEKYNVGDSWRTPRKEVPQKCKDENPDFEQEECEDTCDEKPKEEQMPTVGRQVMTRIVPGNTWSKKRDLTVRH from the exons ATGACGCAACAGCATCAAACTTCTGTtttgaaaatgcaacaaagattgttgaaattattattttggatagttttatttgtaaattatactaGAGGATTTCGCTGTGACAGAAAACCTTTCGGGACCACTTCTGTGGCTTCAGCTCCCGATGGGAGATTCAAACTACAAGTTGTGGGAACAGACAATACATATGTACCGAATCAATCGTACACTG TTCAAATAACGGAGAAAGACGGGGAGTCCCAGTTCATCGGCTTCATGATATCGGCTGAAGGAGACCTGAAGCCGGACCCTCGCAGTCCCAGGCGGAGCGTCGCGCAATTCCCTGGCGTCCTGTCCCCCGCAGATCCCATGTCGGCCAAATTCACTGACCGCTGCCTGGGCTCCGTCGAACAAGCCTCCAATTTGCCCAAATCATTAGTCGAG ATCCGTTGGGCATCGCCCCCAGCAGGAAGTGGCTGCGTGACTCTCCGCGCCATGGTGGCTGAGAATGAAGACACATGGTACATAGACGGAGCTCCACTGTCTCGGAGACTGTGTGAGGATTTACGACAGCCGGATGATGCAGCCCCGCAGATCAATGAAAACTGTGAAGTTTGCGGTGAAGCTAAGTATGAG GTGGAATTCACGGGAATGTGGTCCAGAAACACGCACCCACAGCAATATCCCGAGAACGACTGGACTCCTCAGTACAGCGATCTGGTGGGGGCTTCACATGGGACTCAGTACATCTTGTGGGCCCCTGGTAGTCTGGTCAGCGAGGGCTTTCGGGATTTGGTCGAGCACGCCAACTCTAGTAAACTGGAAGGGGAGATCGTGGAGAAG ATTGGCGACGATGTGCGCACattgataaaatcaaaagGTCTTTCCTATCCTAAAATGAATAACCCGACGCACGCTATCTTCCGCACTGACAAGAATCACCATCTCGTCACCGTGGCTGTGGGCATCGTGCCTTCGCCTGATTGGTTCCTGGGAGTGACCAGGTTCGACCTCTGTCAGGAAGACAGCACGTGGCTTAAAGATCGGGAATTGTATTTGTTCCCTTGGGACGCTGGGACTGACAACGGCGTGTCTTATGAG TCTCCAAAGAGCCTAACGTTTCCGCAAGGCGCCGTGTCGCGCGTGGACATGAACTCTTACGACAGAAACTCCCCCTTCTATCAGATCGACATCAAGGACTTACACCCGTTCGGCAAACTGCGGCTGCGACTCATTAGGACCTACCACGATGAGTGCGAGAGCTCCACAG aagAGGGTGATACATCTACAGAAGAAAGTGGCAAAGAGGAGACAGCAGCAGAGCCCGAGGAACCCTCCAGGTATCAAAATGGCGACCACGTCGAGGG TGAACAGCCAATAGTGGAGGACCCAGAGGTTTCGAAAGACTGCCCGATGACTAAGTGGCAGGATTGGAGCGAGTGCAACGGGAGGTGTGTGAACGGGGTGGTGAGGGGGTACCGCTGGAAGGAGAGGTACCACCTCGTTGACGGAGTACCAGTTGAGAAGTACAATGTTGGAGAT agTTGGCGAACTCCAAGAAAGGAAGTTCCTCAAAAGTGCAAAGACGAGAACCCTGACTTTGAACAGGAGGAGTGCGAGGACACCTGTGACGAGAAGCCCAAAGAGGAACAGATGCCTACAG TTGGTCGCCAGGTGATGACACGCATAGTCCCAGGGAACACCTGGTCTAAGAAGAGGGACCTCACGGTGAGGCACTGA